One part of the Quercus lobata isolate SW786 chromosome 7, ValleyOak3.0 Primary Assembly, whole genome shotgun sequence genome encodes these proteins:
- the LOC115953209 gene encoding probable aquaporin PIP2-5, with protein MAGKDIEGFPSKDYHDPPPAPLVDAEELTQWSFYRAIIAEFIATLLFLYITVLTVIGYKSQVDHSTDPCTGVGILGIAWAFGGMIFVLVYCTAGISGGHINPAVTFGLFLARKVSLVRAILYMVAQCLGAICGCGLVKAFQRAYYSKYGGGANGLNDGYSKGTGLAAEIIGTFVLVYTVFSATDPKRNARDSHVPVLAPLPIGFAVFMVHLATIPITGTGINPARSFGAAVIYNEKKAWDDQWLFWVGPFIGAAIAAFYHQYILRAGAIKALGSFRSSSAM; from the exons ATGGCTGGCAAGGATATTGAAGGGTTCCCATCTAAGGACTACCATGACCCACCACCAGCACCATTGGTTGATGCTGAGGAGCTTACACAGTGGTCCTTCTACAGGGCTATCATTGCTGAGTTCATTGCCACTCTCTTGTTCTTGTACATTACTGTGTTGACTGTAATTGGATACAAGAGCCAGGTTGACCATTCTACTGATCCGTGTACTGGTGTTGGAATTCTTGGCATAGCTTGGGCCTTTGGTGGCATGATCTTTGTGCTTGTTTACTGCACAGCTGGTATCTCAG GTGGGCACATTAACCCTGCGGTGACATTCGGGCTATTCCTGGCTAGGAAGGTCTCGTTGGTTAGAGCCATATTGTACATGGTAGCTCAGTGCTTGGGAGCCATATGCGGATGTGGGCTTGTAAAGGCATTCCAGAGGGCTTACTACAGCAAGTACGGTGGTGGAGCCAACGGGCTCAATGATGGATACAGCAAGGGCACCGGATTGGCCGCTGAGATCATCGGTACCTTTGTTCTTGTTTACACTGTGTTCTCTGCTACTGATCCAAAGAGAAATGCAAGGGATTCCCATGTTCCC GTCTTGGCACCACTTCCAATTGGATTTGCTGTCTTCATGGTTCACCTTGCCACCATTCCAATCACTGGCACTGGTATCAACCCCGCCAGAAGTTTCGGGGCTGCAGTGATCTACAACGAGAAGAAGGCATGGGATGACCAA TGGCTTTTCTGGGTCGGACCATTCATCGGTGCTGCCATTGCTGCATTCTATCACCAGTACATTTTGAGAGCAGGAGCTATTAAAGCTCTAGGGTCCTTCAGGAGCTCTTCAGCCATGTAA